The genomic region TATCCATAAAGACTGCATGGTTTTAGgggtttatttaacctttactgaTAATTCTTTAATCTCACCGCCCCTCCCCCCATATTTTCAGGGTGTAAGACTAAGGTTTTAAGACGTTCGACGTCAATAGAATTGAGCCATGTAGCCTAATTTAACGGAAACTTACCTTAAAACACTTTGAGATTATAGTACCTTGCAATCTGACTGGTAAGATAACTCAGGAAGACATTTTTCTGATAAAAGATAGTCATAGGCCATCGGGGAAAATAAGGAATTCTGGCTCCTAGCCTACTGTCCTCCAAATTTGAGCACTTACTTGTCagttgatgttttttttttctttttagtGATTGATTCATGCTGTACTTCTTAGCTAATTTAATTTGTCTGTTGGAAGCACATCCCTGGTTCTAGGGAAGCCGATCAAAGTATCTCTATCATGTTAGCATACACTCTGCTCCGGCTCAGTCTGGACACTCGGGTCCCAAACACCTTAAGAACCCTCTGTACACAAGCTCACATACACATCCTTCCGTCTGTCTTTGACACAAGCGCCAACCGGGGGTCcctttcccccttccctccttGCCAACACTGCTTGTATTTTGGGTGCAGCTAGAGTGAGACCTGCACCAGCCAAGAAACCTTGAAATGACCAACATTTTGTCCCCCCTCTTACAGAAACTCCTGGTCATCCAAGGCAAGAGTGTGGCCATGCACTACAGCAACCCCCGGCACAAGTTTGAAGACTGGCTCTGCAACACTGTAAGTTTCTGCTGTGGCTTGACTCCATATCCCACCCTGCCTACACTGTTTTCCACTTCTATCTGAAAGCTGTAGTGACAATGTTAGGCAATCAATTGTTATCTTATAGTCCAGAATGAGCTCCTGCCAAATGACTTTGAGCACATTGTTAGGTGTAGGAATGCCTGATTGCATTAGTTGCCAGTGTGAGCGTTTGGCTCAGGTAAGCACCCGATGCTGCACTGCTTTTAGTTTGCTATTCATCTGAGGCAGCGGTGTCCTGGACCTAAGTAGCTGTATTTTCAATAAAAAATGTGACCGGTTGCTTGCAGTGCGGCCTGTACAATTTCCGGAGGAGGCTGAAGTGCTTCAGGTGCGGAGCATCCAAAACTGGTAAGTAGTTCCTGAATCAGGAAGCCACTGCTTGCACCCATCTGGATGGCCTGAGACAATGCCATGGGACTACGCACAGGTGCAGGCGCAATAGAGAATACAgatacagggctctacagtgcgaccATCCTACTCTCATATGTGccaaaatattttgatgtgtgacctggaataaaaaatatatatatttgtcattGTGCTACTAAATTTCTTTGCGTGCGCCTACATTTTTTAGCTTAGAGCACATGTGCTccttgttaaaaaaaataaaacatgtccACGTAGAGCCCTGACTAATCATATTTCTTAGTATTGTGAACAAACCAGATTTAGCTGAAAACGTACGTGAGAATTGACAGGTGGATTAGCGAGGATGTCAAATCCCTGTGGAGCAGAAACATTTTCTAACTCATGTCCTGGCATTTGTCATGGGTACTGAGGGCGAGGCGACGCTAACGCCCTCCTCTCATTCTTCCTGCTTTTCCCAACAGAGTGTGAAACCAACACCACTGGAGTCCGAGAGACCCAGCAGAGCGGAGACTACTACGGCGACAGTGAGTACCTCTCCGCCGTCATGAAAATAAGTCCTGTCAGATGACCTGAGGGGGGGGTCAGAGCCAATGGGATCATTTATACTgaatgtgtgtgtcctctccagCGATCATCCTTAGGAACATCGCCCCCCTTACCACTGTGGAGGCCATCATGACTGCCCTGGCCCCCTACGCCAACCTTTCAACCAGCAACATCCGTCTCATCAAGGACAAACAGACGGGCCAGAACAGAGGCTTCACCTTCGTACAGCTTTCCTCCCCTCTGGTATGCCAGTCTTCCAGCAGAGCTCTCTCAAAAAAAATGTTTGAGTTTCTTTACAGAGCGATCTCTGTCTCTTCAGTGACTTTCCCCTTTTTCGATTGTTAATGGTCAACTGGTGCTTCTCATCCTTGGCTTGATTTAGTGGAGTCTGTATGAACTTTTCTCTGTCAGTGAAATGCGTGTTTAGTCTTAAGTGCTTTGTTGTTTCTGCATCACAGGAGGCTTCTCAGCTCCTAACTATCTTACAAGGACTGCAGCCCCCTCTCAAGCTGGATGGGAAGACCATCGGTGTGGACTATGCCAAGAGTGCCAGGAAGTGAGTGTCCCGTCACAGCGGTGTCCGTGGTTAGGTTTAAGAGGTGTCaatggttagggttatagtgttCTCAGCATAATTCCAGTGGAGGATGTCCTCAAGAGGGCATAGGGATGGAGATGTCTCCCTAATCTCTACTCTCCTTGGTCTCTTCAGGGATCTCTTGCTCCCAGACTGTAACCGGATCAGTGCCTTCTCTGTGGCCAGCacagccatcgctgctgcccagtggtcCTCCAGCCAGGTAATGCACACAAACCCACATCTCCTCACAGTCACCGGTGACGTTTTGTTTTCCCGATGCAACTTCTAACCGTCAGTGTGTTCCTTCCAAGCCACAGCAGGGTGCTGAAGGACAGCTGTCGGAGTACAGCTACCTAGAGGAGGGCTACGTTCCCTACACACAGGTACGGTGATGGTTACCCCAGTCTGTAAATACCTGGGATGCATTGCAGACGCTGCCGCTTCaatgtgtgtgactgactgtgcCCTGCTGTGTCGATAGGACTACCAGGCCTACTACCAGCAGGCAGCAGGAGACCTCTCACAGGGGAATGGAATACTGGGAGGTGAGAGGCAACGTTTGCATTCAGTGTCCATGCCTTTGTTTTAACAGCCTTCTGGTTTGAGGAGAACACGTGTAATTAAGCCTGGGTGTCTTTTCACAGCGGCGCCAGCTGCTACAGGAGTGGTGATCTCACAGGTTGCACAGGTCTACCAACCCCGACTTATCAGTCACACTGCCACACAGGTGAGTCTCTGTCTTTTAACCGATGGGGCTGGCAATACACACACCGTTGCCTTTACTGCACCACGGACAGTATGCTTGCCCTAAAGATTCCCCACAATGGCCAATTGTCTCTGCAGGCACTGCAATTGGCCCAGCAACTGGAAGCAAAACAGACCGGAGTTCACTCTGCAGCTGCAACCACTACAGCGCCGGTTTCCACAGCAACAGCGACACTCTCTGGACTGGCCACAGACACTGGTAGGAGCCTCCCTCTCCTGACTAACTGGCTCTGCAAGTTCCAGTGCAGAATGAAACATAAAAACTTAGTGGAAGGCTTTCAGATGTAAAATGATCTACTTTATTCAAGCCAGGTTTTTGATTGTTTGTAATCTTCCATGCTCTTGTCTTCATCCCCAGTTGTTCCCGACACTTCCACCTACCAGTATGACGAGTCCTCGGGCTACTACTTCGACCCTGAAACTGGCCTCTACTACGACCCAAATACCCATGTAAGTACCCACACACCGCTCAATGTTTTCTGTTGCCATTTTGAATGGTTCCACCATGCCTCATGAGTTGATTTGAAAggggtatgtgggtgtatgtgtttTTGACAGTTATCTTCTCTCCTCCAGTACTACTATAATTCCCAAACACAGCAGTACCTGTACTGGGACAGCGAGAAGCAGACTTACGTCCCTGCCTCAGCCGCCGACCAAACTGAGCAGACGGCAAACGCAGCAGCAGCTAGCAAAGAAGCTAAGGAATCCAAGGAGAGGAAACAAGAGAAGCCCAAGAGCAAGACGGCTCAACAGGTACGCAGAGGAGACCGGGATCGCTTCAGGTGTCATGGCGGTACAGCTGTATATGAGaaaacgagggggggggggggggggggcgtctacATTCTGTTGGTATCAGGACAATGTCATGAAACCCTTGTTGCTGTCAAGGGGTGTTGTATTAAAGTGTGTGTAGTTTGACTGAGTTGTCATGCTCTTTCCAGATTGCTAAGGACATGGAGCGCTGGGCGAAGAGTCTGAACAAGCAGAAGGAGAACTTCAAAAGCAGCTTCCAGCCCGTcagccaggaggagaggaaagaggccGCGGCCGCCGACGCAGGCTTCACACTCTTCGAGAAGAAGGTAGCCATTTTATGTCTATCCATGATGGCTAGAATCCTatagagcagggtttcccaaactctgtcctcgggaccccaaggggtgcacgtttttgcCCTAGCATTGCACAGCTGATTCACATCATCAAGCTGTGTAGTgatagggcaaaaaccaaaaacgtgcaccccttggagtCCCAAGGACTGAGTTCAGGGAAACGCTGCTTTAGAGGACTCATCCAGTGCCACTTTTGACTTGATGGTGTCAGATTGACGAGGTGACTTGATGGCAGTGACTAGTGTGACTTTGTAGCAGGCTGGAAGCTTGGAAATGCTCATGTCAGAAGCAGTGCAGCGCCCAGAGGAGCAGGCCCCAACCAACTCAGCCAAGGTAAGCTATTGATACTAGACTCAAATGTAAGCTCTGAAATGACAGATCATACATTTTTATCTTCCAGTCTTGTATGGTACCTACTTGGTTGGATGGTAAACTCTGGTTGTGTCCTTCCCCAGGTTGGTCTGGTGGCAGCCTACAGTGGGGACAGTGACCCAGAGGAGGGGGGTGCAGCAGAGCCGGAGCGCGATGGTGGTGAGCAGGGCCAGGATCAGCTGACAGACTGGAAGAAGATGGCCTGCCTGCTGTGTAGGAGACAGTTCCCCAATAAGGACGGCCTGGTGCGCCACCAGCAGCTCTCTGACCTTCACAAGGTGCTCATCCCTGACGCCCAGGAAGAACCCCACTTTAGTCTACTCACTAAACTGTACTCTCACTAAACTGTACTCTCACTAAAATGAACATCTATTATGTGAACCTTGGAGCTTGTTTTATATATGAATTCAGTGTGAAGGGGTTTTAATCTTTACTTGTCGTCTTTCCCCAGCAAAACCTGGAGGTCCACCGCAGATCTAAGCTGAGTGAGGCTGAGCTGGAAGAGCTGGAGAGGAAAGAGACCGAGGTGAGACTCGGACATAAAGACTGTTGGTCTAATGTTACTGATTGACTTTTGGTTAATAGAAACCCTGTTGTCAGGTTTGTTTCTACATTAATTTCCTATTTCCGTCCCTGTGAACAGATGAAGTACAGAGACCGGGctgcggagaggagagagaaatacgGCATCCCTGAACCCCCAGCACCCAAAAAGAAGAAATTCACAGCACAGCCAGCACCAGTCGTGTAAGCTGCTACTGTGCTATAATCATGCTTATTCTTATTATCATTGTTATCCAAtcatttgtatatattttattgTGTAAGAATTTTAAGATGGGCACATTCTTTCCCCACCACCCTTTTTTGCTGTGGCAATAGTATTTTGTCGGCATGTTATAAATGTATACTGATTTTCTGTGACGTGAGATTGTAACAATGATTGTGTTGTCATTTCCCACTTCTCTGCAGTAACTATGAGCAACCCACCAAAGACGGTCTGAACAGTGACAACATTGGGAACAAGATGCTGCAGGCCATGGGATGGCAGGAAGGCAGAGGTCTGGGCCGCAACCAGCAGGGCATCACTGCACCTATTGAGGTGAATCTCATCCAGTTAAAATAATTGAATAGTGCTGCTTCAACCCAAAAGCAAAACCTGTGAAGATATCTTTCATATACAACGAAGTCTGTTAAATTTTCTCGTTTAAGTGCAGAACCACGTTGTAGTGGTAACACTCCTTCACATATGCACCGGAGACCAGGGTTAAATTTTTGGGTACACTCTAACCACTTTCTCCCTCTTGCCTGTCTCCCCACCtaataatttatttatatattttatttatgatATCTTTTTTAATTATTCCAGTGTTGAATGGCTTTACTTATCTCAGACCTGCTGTCACCTCCCTACAGGCCCAGCTGAGGGCGAAGGGAGCTGGTCTGGGAACCAAAGGCAGCAGCTACGGCCTTTCTGCCTCAGACACTTACAAAGACGCTGTCCGCAAAGCCATGTTTGCCCGCTTCACTGAAATGGAGTGATTTGTCAAATATACCTGCCTCCCAAGAACAACCATATCCTACTGACCTGGTGCTATGTTCCCTGGGTTTCTGTGTGGGGGAAATCACTGTCCCCGGGCATCTTAACATCTCTCCCTACATTCATCCATAAACTGACGCCTTGAGATAAAGGGATTGTAATGGCAGCATGGGGAAGTTGCAGAGATTACATGCTTTATTAAGGGGGATTGGAGGGAAGGCCTTCCTTTGCTAAAAGATGTGCGTTTCTTTGGATTAATTTCTGAGTGCAGTCACGTTGTCATCAGTCTGCTAGAGAATAGGAAAACGGAGAAAGGACTTGTCTATTGGAGAAATGTGAAACTATGAATTATGTAGGTTATgatttgtatatattttattgTGTAAGAATTTGAAGATGGGCACATTCTTTCCCCACCCCCCCTTTTTGCTGTGGAAATAGTATTTTGTTGGCATGTAATAAATGTACAGTTTGTATGGTATGCGTTCTCATTTTGTACAGAAAATATTAAATGAGATTGATCAACCAATTCATGTGGACGTCATTGTGAATGCTGAGCATAATTCCATGACTTGTACAATCTCTAGGTTAACAAGCTGTTCAATTGCAGACTTTGCTTTAGCTCGCCCTCATACCAAACTTGGGTGTCggtcagtaaaaaaaaaactatcatTGAGAAACTCAGGTTTATAGTTTGTGGGCTCTTCAGTCTACCACCATCTTGGGTCGAACTTCTGAAGCTAGGCCCCTTCATTTGATTTCAACCTAAAGTAAATGTTTTGCAGATGCAGTCGACCCCTCTCCCTGAGTTTCCTCCCACAGGCATGGCCATTCTACCAGAATTAAGATGTAGAGTACTGCAGACTACCGGCTACCCCTTTGCCATTAGGACCTCCCTGGTGTCTCACTGTACGAGGTAAGCGACCCAGTGGAGCTAATTTACGATGTTTAGCATTGTTGAAAGGATGTGTTTCATTACAGCTCCCTTTTATTCTTCTGGATCTGACTAGATAGTTGTATTTGCTTATATCAATTGCTGTCCAATGGACTGGCTAGTGTTGCGCTGTAGTTTGAGTCTTGTTCCAAAGACTCGAGGTCCCGTTCTTCACACAGCTGGAACAAGAGCACTGACAAGTGGTAATCGTTTCGATCGAAGGCAACATTGAATTAATTACGAACGGTGCTCTTGTTGTAATCCTGTTTTTGACCGTCGGAATCGTCTTCTAAATAAGAGAACCATGTCTCCTTGTATGCAAAATAATATAACAATTTTGGAAAAGTTGTCTGACAACTGTCTTACAGTAGTGATCTATAGTGGTAGCATTCCATAGCGTTTTCTAATACAGTTCGCAGATTTGCTTAATGAAGTTGTCATTAGTTGAAGCACATAGAACTGGTTCAGTTACTGATAAACTAAAGCCAAGTCACAATGCACTATTAGAAACATGCAAGGAGCTGCTGGGGATGCTATTTAATATGAAAAAtgttaaaacatttttgcaaGGAGCTGTCTGGTAGGCATGTAATACCATTGACAGCTGTTACAAATAACCATCCCACAATAAGGAAGTGGGAGCTTAAGGTTCAGGGTCCCCCACACGATCTCCTCCTCTGCCCACTACTTTGGTGTGCAGGACCCACAAAAGCAAACCAATATaaatttcccccccaaaaatcaaaAAGACAAGCAGGAATTACATTaaaatgcatgcatgcatacatactaAAAACAACTAGATTTGTCATATGGCTGGCGATCAGGAGCACCTTTCCTTGTATATGAAAATCTGGCCCATACCTCTTAACACGAGTTACTTGGTCCCACTTATCAGTAAAATCTTGAGACCTCTTACTTTCTTTAGCAATCAATCCTAGTGTATAATAGTGTTTGACAGTTATTTTGAAAGAATCCAGTACTAACACATTTGTTTTCTGAGTAATTTTTTAAAAAATCTATCCTTCCCCAGCAGAATCAAGAGATTGTATATCGTGTTGCATCTGTCCTTTAGTCACCCAATACAACCTTATGTAGAGATAATAAAATTGTGTAAAACAGGGAGTAAACACGTTACACATTCTGGTATTGTACATCCTCCACTTCCACATGACGACAATAGCACTAAAGTGATTCTTCGATAATCCATATTTGCAACATCTTGTTAGTAGCCAGAAATGTGGACAATATCTTCAACTGAAATGTTTGGATAGTGGAGTCTGTTTTATAAATCAAACCAAACTAAATCCCTTTGCAAGGGATGGGAGTATCAAACTGCTGTAAGAGTGGAATCTGTTTGGGTTGGCAGACAATTTATTTTCCGAAATGAAAATTGTACATGTCTATTGATTTTTCTCTAGTTAACCATCTGTGAGATTTAATGAGGTCTAAAGAAATAAAGTATTTTATTTCCCATAACTTTTTCTTCCCTTCTGTTAGAATTTCTGCAAGTAACTGATTGTAATTATGATTTGTacatagtgtacaaaacattaggaacacctgctctttccatgacatactaaccaggtgaaagctatgatcccttattgatgtcacttttaAAAACCtctcaaatcagtgtagatgaaggggaagagactggttaaagaatgatttttaattgagacatggattgtgtgtgccattcagagggggaatgggcaagacaaaagattgaagtgcctttgaatggggtggGGTCgtcggtgccaggtgcaccggtttgagtgtcgaaactgcaacgctgctgggtttttcacactcaacagtttcctgtgtgtatcaagaatgtccatcacccaaaggacatccagccaacttgacacaattgtaggaagcattggagttaactgtggaatgcttttgacgcCTTGTAGTGCCCACGCCCTGACGAATTTAgtctgttctgagagcaaaaggggtgcaaactcaatattaggaaggtgttcctaatgttttctacactgtGTAGTATCCCCATACATTGTGCATTGTGtgttttaaatcaaataaaattccCATTACTATCAATGatttaaaatacaaaaaaataacatCCCCTTTTCCAGACACTCTTATCAGTAAATTTGAATTCAACCACATGATTAGGCTCTGAATTTCTGTAATTCTTTCTGGGGGATGGCTGTGGTTTTGGACAGGTCGTTCCAGGTGTGTTattagggagagagatggggtgggggtcAAGATGGACAAAGCTTGAAAGAGGAGTTTACAGGTCAGATGCTGCACCTATCCCTCAGCAGATGGAGATTTTCTCTTATCAAAGTAACCCAGTAAATAATCTGATCTGTTTAAAATCATTGGCTCTCAATGTAGGTGGGGATTTCAACTTTGTTGGAGTGCACAAATGGTGATTGGTGATTTATTGAAAAGGACGAGACTGCACATCCGACTGTTCTGGACCTTTCTTCTCGACAGCTAAATGTCCCAAAGCTTCTGTGCATGTGTGGGATTCTCTGCTTTACTCAGGCTCTGCTCTACTTGTAGAGAACCTCCCGTGTGCATTTCCCACTGTCAATTGTGAATGATACTTTTTTTTTTGTGAGTTTTACCGGTGAAATGTCCATCTGCATGCCAACtatttgatctcaatcagtttcatggggataTGCTTCTAAAATTGAATaagaattgtttttgtttttttgtcttatttggtTCTGTTATGTAGAGTACTATCATTATCTGATCCTGCAGATATTGATAAAGCTTTGATCTATTAAAAGGGCACCGTATGCCAGTGTAGCCTGTTCTCAACGAGTAGAGAATCTCCCACATATGCAGAAGCTTCGGGACTTTTAGCTGCAGCCTGGTCTcatggatttacatttactatgttacgtctagtctgagACACTAAAATGAGTGTGATAATTAGGACAGGAGGGTGCTGAGGGCCAAGCTGGCGGCAGGGCCCAGGTGGCAGCTGTTAGTGCTCTGTAGAGAGGTCTGGTGGTGGGGAGCAGCAGGGGGCGGGGTTGCCTCAGACTGGATCATCCTGCTTGGATTCTGCCGCCTCAGTATTTATACCTGTCGGGTAAAACCAGAGGAGATTAAGAACCACGATCTCCTCTGGTCTTGACCACATGCAGCTCCCAGACAGTTACTGCATGAGGCTCACAGCCTGGGTAGGTCCAGAATCCTGGTGACTGAAGTTAAGTTGCTGCCCCTTGTCATTATCTCTTAATGTTTTCTTAAGTGTCTTAATATCTGGATGTCTCATTTAGTTATTTCATTTGCGACAGTTTTGCATGTATTTGCAAGAAGCCATGGCTTACTCACCAATATAATTGTAAATAGCCTGTCTATTGCATTATTCATTGTTGATCACTAACTACCAATAGATGTTTCTTAGGGCATATGACTGCCATGAATCTTTTTGTGTGAAGATTACCCAATTTGTACAACAGGGAAGCAATGGTATtccttaacacttttttgggatcggtgtcccttccacgggactgttgagctaacgtaggctaatgcgattagcatgaggttgtaagtaacaagaacatttcccaggacatagacatatctaatattggcagaaagcttaaattctgcctcccgggtggcgcagtgctcTAAaggactgcatctcagtgctagctgtgccactaaagactctgggtttgagcccaggttctgtcgcagccggccgtgacagggaggtccatggggcgacgcaaaattggcctagcgtcgtccgggtcagggagggtttggccggtagggatatcattGTCTcagctaggtgtacggtgtttcctccgacacattggtgcggctggcttccgggttgtatgcacgctgtgttaagcagtgcggcttggttggtttgtgtttcggaggacggtctctcccgagtccgaacgggagttgtagtgatgagatgacagtaattactaacaattggataccacgaaaaagggggtaaaaagagcttaaattcctgttaatctaactgcactgtccaatttacagtagctattacagtgaaagaatccATGctattgttatattctcctacattccttacacatttccacaaacctcagtgtttcctttcaaatggtaacaagaatatgcatatccttgcttaagggcctgagttacaggcagttagatttgggtatgtcattttacacgaaaattgaaaaaaggggcgaATCCCACTCTAATTTGTATAGTAATTTCCCATTTTAAGGAGGAGTGCAGTGCCAGACAATCATTGTGATTTGGTGTGTCATCGTGACCGTCACGGTTGGTCTTTTCACAGGTCATCCGGAGTGTGTGTATGTCGTGAAGACAAACAGTGAGCGAGAGAATTCAATAAGCTACTGACGGTTCTCTATATCAGTCAATGATGGCGTAGAGAAAGAcgctcagacaaacacacaagtAACTTAGCCTTTTTCTTTCTCTATAATACCTCAATTGTTTTCTTTCTCCATCCCTATTCCAATAGTTACATCAGCAGTTCAGTGAAGGGGATCAAGGCTGCTTGTTTGATCTCACTGCTTGTTTGAGTCACTGTTGTTTTTGGCATCACTCTGTGAATTTGAGAGAGCTTTCAGTTAATACGTGATAGGGCATTTTGATAAGGCATTTACTATTCACATAGGGCCCGATTCAGACTTAGAAAATGTACACCTTTCCTACGCATTTCTCAgaagttggtattcagacttagcTTATCCAGGTGTGTAACATGCTTTGCAGGTGTGGTTCCCTTGTGtactgaaaaccctcccacttgctggccaactgATTTTATCAGACTCACTAGAATACATAGAGAGAACTGTTTCAGAATATAGAGATCAATTAAAGCAAGACATGCATATTGGTCTCTGTTTCAGCACCAAAGgggtagatttaaaaaataatgtattattatttaggCCCATTTTGAGGTTAGGAAATATGTTTGAATCATTACCGAAACAGGTTTGGTGAGCTTTAACGCACAAAATATATTGATGAATCCAAAATGTAtgtttgattcatcctgaaagttgtcATAGTCAAATTCAATCCATGAAATATTGGGGGTGGAAAAAAGGTAGAGTATAACCCAGGTATTTCAGCAGTGCATTGCACACTACACTATAATTCTAAATGGTAGCACATAGTGACTCTTTCCCACTTCATCCTATTGAAGCACACTGGCTGATGGAGAATGATGTGGCTTTTATAGCCACATCCATATATGATTTGGATTTACCTTCCAACATAAATTGTCAAATtgatatatttatataaaaatataGAAATGAACAGTTTTCAGAAGTTATCAAACTATATATGAACTACATAATTTTGGTTCAGTAGTTACTAGTTTTGAGCAGTTTGATTAAGTGATAGTTAAGtgtattgttaaaaaaaaagatGCCTAGATGAAATATGTATCTAAATTGAAAGTGATTTGGTGCACTGAACAAGTGGCCTAAACAACATCAATCAATTCCGTGAACTCAGACTTTGAGGTTATCGACAAAGTCTAatcttttgggggccctaagcgagatttggttgggacacccccccccccctctccccatctacattttacatttgagtaatttagcagacactcgaATCTAGAGTGACATACAGGAGAAATTAGGGTTTTGTGCCTTGCTCAGGACACATTGACCGATTATTCATTGGAGGTCAGGGCTCTTTGGTTCGTGCTGTGTGTTCCCAGTTGTTTTTTGATCATGATAGCTGGCTCGATCAATTCCACCCCTTGATATGACATGACTGTTAGGGAAAGACATCtactattatttttatttttttaaatgttttttattaaccCTTCCCTTCGGATGACacaactttctttttttttttacatattttctgctacatatacataaaGATGAGAACCTTTCCTATGAGTatt from Oncorhynchus kisutch isolate 150728-3 linkage group LG5, Okis_V2, whole genome shotgun sequence harbors:
- the LOC109890861 gene encoding RNA-binding protein 5 isoform X5 — protein: MGADKRVSRTERSGRYGGNNQGRGERRERGDQEREHVTRRWGEERRIERYDGGEHRGNRASPEQRDRKRRNNDGAEEGYHSDGDYPEQDYRGEPGEEKESKTIMLRGLSLHVTEGDIRAALDQLEGPQPIDIRLMKKRTGISRGFAFVEFYHLQDATRWMETNQKLLVIQGKSVAMHYSNPRHKFEDWLCNTCGLYNFRRRLKCFRCGASKTECETNTTGVRETQQSGDYYGDTIILRNIAPLTTVEAIMTALAPYANLSTSNIRLIKDKQTGQNRGFTFVQLSSPLEASQLLTILQGLQPPLKLDGKTIGVDYAKSARKDLLLPDCNRISAFSVASTAIAAAQWSSSQQGAEGQLSEYSYLEEGYVPYTQDYQAYYQQAAGDLSQGNGILGAAPAATGVVISQVAQVYQPRLISHTATQALQLAQQLEAKQTGVHSAAATTTAPVSTATATLSGLATDTVVPDTSTYQYDESSGYYFDPETGLYYDPNTHYYYNSQTQQYLYWDSEKQTYVPASAADQTEQTANAAAASKEAKESKERKQEKPKSKTAQQIAKDMERWAKSLNKQKENFKSSFQPVSQEERKEAAAADAGFTLFEKKAGSLEMLMSEAVQRPEEQAPTNSAKVGLVAAYSGDSDPEEGGAAEPERDGGEQGQDQLTDWKKMACLLCRRQFPNKDGLVRHQQLSDLHKQNLEVHRRSKLSEAELEELERKETEMKYRDRAAERREKYGIPEPPAPKKKKFTAQPAPVVNYEQPTKDGLNSDNIGNKMLQAMGWQEGRGLGRNQQGITAPIEAQLRAKGAGLGTKGSSYGLSASDTYKDAVRKAMFARFTEME
- the LOC109890861 gene encoding RNA-binding protein 5-B isoform X2; its protein translation is MGADKRVSRTERSGRYGGNNQGRGERRERGDQEREHVTRRWGEERRIERYDGGEHRGNRASPERDRKRRNNDGAEEGYHSDGDYPEQDYRGEPGEEKESKTIMLRGLSLHVTEGDIRAALDQLEGPQPIDIRLMKKRTGISRGFAFVEFYHLQDATRWMETNQKLLVIQGKSVAMHYSNPRHKFEDWLCNTCGLYNFRRRLKCFRCGASKTECETNTTGVRETQQSGDYYGDTIILRNIAPLTTVEAIMTALAPYANLSTSNIRLIKDKQTGQNRGFTFVQLSSPLEASQLLTILQGLQPPLKLDGKTIGVDYAKSARKDLLLPDCNRISAFSVASTAIAAAQWSSSQPQQGAEGQLSEYSYLEEGYVPYTQDYQAYYQQAAGDLSQGNGILGAAPAATGVVISQVAQVYQPRLISHTATQALQLAQQLEAKQTGVHSAAATTTAPVSTATATLSGLATDTVVPDTSTYQYDESSGYYFDPETGLYYDPNTHYYYNSQTQQYLYWDSEKQTYVPASAADQTEQTANAAAASKEAKESKERKQEKPKSKTAQQIAKDMERWAKSLNKQKENFKSSFQPVSQEERKEAAAADAGFTLFEKKQAGSLEMLMSEAVQRPEEQAPTNSAKVGLVAAYSGDSDPEEGGAAEPERDGGEQGQDQLTDWKKMACLLCRRQFPNKDGLVRHQQLSDLHKQNLEVHRRSKLSEAELEELERKETEMKYRDRAAERREKYGIPEPPAPKKKKFTAQPAPVVNYEQPTKDGLNSDNIGNKMLQAMGWQEGRGLGRNQQGITAPIEAQLRAKGAGLGTKGSSYGLSASDTYKDAVRKAMFARFTEME
- the LOC109890861 gene encoding RNA-binding protein 5 isoform X9, coding for MGADKRVSRTERSGRYGGNNQGRGERRERGDQEREHVTRRWGEERRIERYDGGEHRGNRASPERDRKRRNNDGAEEGYHSDGDYPEQDYRGEPGEEKESKTIMLRGLSLHVTEGDIRAALDQLEGPQPIDIRLMKKRTGISRGFAFVEFYHLQDATRWMETNQKLLVIQGKSVAMHYSNPRHKFEDWLCNTCGLYNFRRRLKCFRCGASKTECETNTTGVRETQQSGDYYGDTIILRNIAPLTTVEAIMTALAPYANLSTSNIRLIKDKQTGQNRGFTFVQLSSPLEASQLLTILQGLQPPLKLDGKTIGVDYAKSARKDLLLPDCNRISAFSVASTAIAAAQWSSSQPQQGAEGQLSEYSYLEEGYVPYTQDYQAYYQQAAGDLSQGNGILGAAPAATGVVISQVAQVYQPRLISHTATQALQLAQQLEAKQTGVHSAAATTTAPVSTATATLSGLATDTVVPDTSTYQYDESSGYYFDPETGLYYDPNTHYYYNSQTQQYLYWDSEKQTYVPASAADQTEQTANAAAASKEAKESKERKQEKPKSKTAQQIAKDMERWAKSLNKQKENFKSSFQPVSQEERKEAAAADAGFTLFEKKAGSLEMLMSEAVQRPEEQAPTNSAKVGLVAAYSGDSDPEEGGAAEPERDGGEQGQDQLTDWKKMACLLCRRQFPNKDGLVRHQQLSDLHKQNLEVHRRSKLSEAELEELERKETEMKYRDRAAERREKYGIPEPPAPKKKKFTAQPAPVVNYEQPTKDGLNSDNIGNKMLQAMGWQEGRGLGRNQQGITAPIEAQLRAKGAGLGTKGSSYGLSASDTYKDAVRKAMFARFTEME